The following are from one region of the Cytophagales bacterium genome:
- a CDS encoding HAD hydrolase family protein, translating into MNIKHASLKKITTFIFDVDGVLSDGTVLALDSGEQARTFNIKDGYAVQLAVKLGYNVAIISTGTRIGVRERLEFLAIKDIFMGIEDKIKVFENYLETKNITEDTVLYMGDDLPDYAILKRVGLATCPADAADDIKTICHYISSFPGGKGAVRDVIEKVMKMQGKWMLDHELKKP; encoded by the coding sequence ATGAATATAAAACACGCCTCGCTCAAAAAAATAACCACTTTCATATTTGATGTGGACGGTGTGCTTAGCGATGGCACTGTATTGGCGCTTGATAGCGGGGAGCAGGCCAGAACATTTAATATCAAAGACGGCTATGCAGTGCAGCTTGCTGTAAAGTTAGGTTACAACGTAGCCATAATTTCAACGGGAACCCGGATTGGCGTTCGGGAACGGCTGGAATTTCTTGCTATTAAAGATATTTTTATGGGAATTGAAGATAAGATCAAAGTTTTTGAAAATTACCTGGAAACAAAAAATATAACAGAAGATACCGTCCTGTATATGGGTGATGACCTTCCTGATTATGCAATTCTAAAAAGAGTTGGCCTGGCTACTTGTCCTGCTGACGCTGCTGATGACATAAAAACTATCTGCCATTACATTTCATCTTTTCCAGGCGGGAAAGGAGCCGTACGTGATGTGATCGAGAAGGTGATGAAAATGCAGGGGAAATGGATGTTAGATCACGAATTAAAAAAACCATGA